A single region of the Deltaproteobacteria bacterium genome encodes:
- a CDS encoding ribonuclease H-like domain-containing protein has protein sequence MKLADRVRRALGSDAGPVRANGAEGSARVAETEGRPDHRIYELRRAIGRIESRWAGEVSAAVTRPVLRARAAGPAWVRTSAVPMLHERGCAREERFGDTRLEPPGSEALAELLRVAVGTGVMRPEPHELLFLDTETTGLSRDAGTLPFLIGVGSFRPEDRRFAVQQFLVRDPAEEAVVLEALEQRLAAAKVLVTFNGRSFDLPLLRNRGVLARMRLSLGLPHVDLLLLARRLFRGRLPSLRLGELERSVLGFHREGDVEGALVPSIYLDFLRSGRWDQMARVLEHNQLDVMALAPLLGLVASHVADPLEWAEDAEELHALGVLHLERGDPELGERSLVRALELARASGTRREVLVSLARRLRRTGRRAEAATLWEEYRRHFPQHPLGWIELAKHHEHVTRDLARALALAEGAPGDHDDGSRVARLRRRLGRGAADGA, from the coding sequence ATGAAGCTCGCCGATCGCGTGCGCCGGGCTCTCGGCTCGGACGCGGGGCCGGTCCGGGCAAACGGAGCGGAGGGATCCGCCCGCGTCGCGGAGACGGAGGGGCGCCCCGATCACCGGATCTACGAGCTTCGGCGCGCGATCGGTCGCATCGAGAGCCGGTGGGCCGGTGAGGTGAGTGCGGCCGTGACGAGGCCTGTGCTGCGGGCGCGTGCGGCCGGCCCGGCCTGGGTGCGCACGAGTGCCGTGCCGATGCTCCACGAGCGTGGCTGTGCTCGAGAGGAGCGCTTCGGCGACACGCGCCTCGAACCGCCGGGGAGCGAGGCGCTGGCTGAGCTGCTGCGGGTGGCCGTGGGAACGGGCGTGATGCGTCCTGAGCCGCACGAGCTCCTCTTTCTGGATACGGAGACGACGGGACTCTCGCGCGATGCGGGCACCCTGCCCTTCCTGATCGGCGTCGGGAGCTTTCGCCCTGAGGACCGGCGCTTCGCGGTGCAGCAGTTCCTCGTGCGGGATCCCGCGGAGGAGGCGGTCGTGCTCGAAGCGCTCGAGCAGCGTCTGGCCGCGGCGAAGGTGCTCGTCACGTTCAACGGGCGGAGCTTCGATCTGCCGCTCCTCCGGAACCGCGGCGTACTGGCGCGCATGCGGCTGTCGCTCGGACTCCCCCACGTAGACCTCCTGCTGCTCGCCCGGCGGCTCTTCCGGGGACGCCTGCCCTCCCTGCGCCTCGGGGAGCTCGAGCGGAGCGTGCTCGGCTTCCACAGGGAGGGAGACGTGGAAGGCGCGCTCGTGCCGAGCATCTACCTGGACTTCTTGCGCAGCGGGCGGTGGGACCAGATGGCGCGCGTCCTCGAGCACAACCAGCTGGACGTGATGGCGCTCGCTCCTCTGCTCGGGCTCGTGGCGAGCCACGTGGCGGACCCGCTCGAGTGGGCCGAGGACGCCGAGGAGCTGCACGCGCTCGGCGTGCTCCACCTCGAGCGCGGAGATCCGGAGCTCGGTGAAAGAAGCCTCGTCCGCGCGCTGGAGCTGGCACGAGCCTCCGGGACGCGGCGCGAGGTCCTCGTGTCGCTGGCGCGCCGACTGCGGCGGACCGGGCGGCGGGCCGAGGCGGCGACGCTCTGGGAGGAGTACCGGCGCCACTTCCCGCAGCATCCGCTCGGCTGGATCGAGCTCGCCAAGCACCACGAGCACGTCACGCGAGACCTGGCACGGGCGCTCGCCCTGGCGGAGGGGGCGCCGGGAGACCACGACGACGGCAGCCGGGTCGCGCGCCTGCGACGTCGCCTCGGGCGCGGGGCGGCAGACGGGGCGTAG
- a CDS encoding DEAD/DEAH box helicase, giving the protein MHNDNERTLQGIYRVLDRWRAPAVARHLVRHAVMSEESARTRPFPADLAPALLRALRSRGIERLYTHQADALDLARRGRDVVVTTPTASGKTLCYNGPVFQALLEDPQARALYLFPTKALARDQMEEARLLAAATGESIGVAVYDGDTPVDQRRAARRKARLLATNPEMLHAGILPHHPGWAELLSGLRYVVLDELHTYRGVFGSHLAHVLRRLRRLCRFHGSDPVFLCTSATIANPAELAERLVGRPFELVAESGAPRGERHLLIFNPPVLDAALGVRENYLTAATRLTLDLVEGELSSLVFCRSRLAVEVLLRTLRESLESADGSSSEVLERVRGYRGGYLPERRRAVEQALRAGRTDVVVTTSALELGIDIGGLDAVVVAGWPGSRAATWQRAGRAGRRRTPSLAILVASSEPVDQYVAGEPDYLLGEGPEHARVDPDNPLILVPHLKCAAYELPFAPQEAYGHLDAQETAETLDCLAEAGVLHGRGGRYHYVGDAFPAQEVQLRGPLDENFLVVDEPTGTILAEVDYQDAPQELHDQAIYQLEGQQYEVRRLDHDARKAHVTRAQVDYYTDALTQTRVRVLETHEAVEAAAWGEVHVLQRVVGFKKIKLHTQENVGYGEVCQPDREMHSMALWLTTSAEALARVPASPGEWAEASLAAAYALHSTAALLLMSEPRDLGRAVGDARSGWFAVSGRRSRGSYQRPGEGQDLLEGTVPTIFLFDRYPGGTGLAERLYDERAELLSRAHAMIARCGCARGCPACIGPGGSPGAKRLARGLLELLLHGGDARGVPAAEARQSRGSGGERTARPGGEGERSWR; this is encoded by the coding sequence ATGCACAACGATAACGAGCGCACATTGCAAGGGATTTACCGGGTGCTGGACCGCTGGCGAGCCCCCGCCGTGGCGCGTCACCTCGTCCGGCACGCGGTGATGTCCGAGGAGAGCGCGCGAACGCGCCCCTTTCCGGCGGACCTGGCGCCAGCGCTGCTGCGGGCGCTCCGGAGCCGCGGGATCGAGCGCCTCTATACCCACCAGGCCGACGCGCTCGACCTGGCGCGGCGCGGGCGCGACGTGGTGGTCACCACGCCGACCGCTTCCGGCAAGACGCTCTGCTACAACGGCCCGGTCTTCCAGGCGCTGCTCGAAGACCCGCAGGCGCGAGCGCTCTACCTATTTCCGACGAAGGCGCTCGCGCGCGATCAGATGGAGGAGGCGCGGCTTCTGGCCGCGGCGACCGGCGAGTCCATCGGGGTGGCCGTCTACGACGGGGACACGCCGGTGGATCAGCGCCGCGCGGCCCGGCGGAAGGCGCGGCTCCTCGCCACGAACCCCGAGATGCTGCACGCGGGGATCCTGCCGCACCATCCGGGGTGGGCCGAGCTCCTCTCGGGCCTGCGCTACGTGGTGCTCGACGAGCTCCATACCTACCGCGGAGTCTTCGGCAGCCACCTGGCGCACGTGCTCCGGCGGCTCCGACGCCTCTGCCGGTTCCACGGCAGCGACCCGGTGTTTCTCTGCACCAGCGCCACCATCGCGAACCCCGCGGAGCTGGCCGAGCGCCTGGTCGGCCGGCCGTTCGAGCTCGTGGCCGAGAGCGGGGCCCCGCGTGGGGAGCGGCACCTGCTCATCTTCAATCCCCCGGTGCTCGACGCGGCCCTCGGGGTGCGGGAGAACTACCTGACCGCGGCGACGCGCCTCACCCTCGATCTCGTGGAGGGGGAGCTGAGCAGCCTGGTCTTTTGTCGGAGCCGGCTGGCTGTGGAGGTGCTCCTGCGCACGCTGCGGGAGAGCCTGGAGAGCGCGGACGGTTCAAGTTCCGAGGTTCTAGAACGTGTGCGCGGATATCGGGGTGGCTACCTCCCCGAGCGGCGCCGCGCCGTGGAGCAGGCGCTGCGCGCCGGACGCACCGACGTGGTGGTCACGACCTCGGCGCTGGAGCTCGGCATCGACATCGGCGGGCTCGACGCCGTGGTGGTGGCCGGCTGGCCGGGTAGCCGCGCCGCGACCTGGCAGCGGGCGGGTCGTGCGGGACGCAGACGGACTCCAAGCCTCGCGATCCTGGTCGCCTCGAGCGAGCCGGTAGATCAGTACGTGGCCGGCGAGCCGGACTACCTGCTCGGCGAGGGGCCCGAGCACGCGCGGGTGGATCCGGACAATCCGCTCATCCTCGTGCCGCATCTCAAGTGCGCGGCGTACGAGCTCCCCTTCGCGCCCCAGGAGGCCTACGGGCACCTCGACGCGCAGGAGACGGCCGAGACGCTGGACTGCCTCGCCGAGGCGGGGGTGCTGCACGGGCGAGGCGGGCGCTACCACTACGTGGGCGACGCCTTCCCGGCCCAGGAGGTCCAGCTTCGGGGTCCGCTCGACGAGAACTTCCTCGTGGTCGACGAGCCGACGGGGACGATCCTGGCCGAGGTGGACTATCAGGACGCGCCGCAGGAGCTGCACGACCAGGCCATCTACCAGCTCGAGGGGCAGCAGTACGAGGTGCGACGGCTCGATCACGATGCGCGCAAGGCGCACGTCACCCGCGCCCAGGTGGACTACTACACGGACGCCCTGACGCAGACGCGGGTGCGCGTCCTCGAGACGCACGAGGCGGTCGAGGCCGCGGCGTGGGGCGAGGTGCACGTCTTGCAGCGCGTGGTGGGCTTCAAGAAGATCAAGCTGCACACCCAAGAGAACGTGGGCTACGGCGAGGTCTGTCAGCCCGACCGCGAGATGCACAGCATGGCCCTGTGGCTCACGACCTCGGCCGAGGCGCTGGCGCGCGTGCCGGCCTCGCCCGGGGAGTGGGCCGAGGCGAGCCTGGCGGCGGCCTATGCCCTGCATTCCACCGCAGCGCTCTTGCTGATGAGCGAGCCGCGGGACCTGGGCCGTGCGGTCGGAGACGCGCGGTCGGGCTGGTTCGCCGTGTCGGGGAGGCGCAGTCGGGGGAGCTACCAGCGCCCGGGAGAGGGGCAGGACCTGCTCGAGGGGACGGTCCCGACGATCTTCCTCTTCGATCGCTACCCCGGCGGGACGGGGCTCGCGGAGCGCCTCTACGACGAGCGTGCGGAGCTGCTCTCCCGGGCGCACGCCATGATCGCCCGCTGCGGCTGCGCTCGCGGCTGCCCCGCGTGCATCGGGCCGGGGGGGAGCCCCGGGGCCAAGCGGCTCGCCCGGGGACTGCTGGAGCTGCTCCTCCACGGAGGCGACGCGCGAGGGGTTCCGGCGGCCGAAGCGAGACAGAGCCGTGGGAGCGGCGGCGAGCGCACGGCGAGGCCCGGGGGTGAGGGAGAGAGGTCCTGGCGATGA
- a CDS encoding VWA domain-containing protein — translation MSHRLRLVLALTPVLATLTTFAACGLMKGRVPGGAYHEAPAVAGTAVGGKTSDGAEGPRMNTEAYRHVEDNPFLKVTHNPLSTFAVDVDTASYSNVRRFLTEGMLPPKDAVRIEELVNYFPYDYPAPKGERPFSAVAEVSRAPWNPRHRLVLLGLQGRRIPDAQLPPRNLVFLLDVSGSMDTANKLPLLKAALRLLVGQLTERDRVAMVVYAGASGVVLPSTAGSEKAKILAALSRLQAGGPTNGADGIRLAYRVAREHFRPGGINRVILATDGDFNVGTTSEGDLVRLVEAERQSGIFLTVLGFGMGNLKDSTMEQLADKGNGNYAYIDNLAEARKVLVRQAGSTLVTIAKDVKVQVEFNPKRVAAYRLLGYENRLLRAEDFNDDRKDGGEIGAGHSVTALYEIVPVGAETEVRGVDPLKYQSGARPTEAAAGPELFTVKLRYKAPSAEQSQLLALPVLDEAAPLAQTTDAFRFASAVAAFGMLLRDSPHKAQTTFGLVRELARGAKGKDPHGYRGEFLRLLDQAEALRRKQS, via the coding sequence ATGAGCCACCGCCTACGTCTCGTCCTCGCGCTTACCCCCGTCCTGGCCACCCTGACCACCTTCGCCGCCTGCGGCCTCATGAAGGGACGGGTTCCGGGCGGGGCCTACCACGAAGCTCCTGCCGTGGCGGGGACGGCCGTCGGTGGGAAAACCTCGGACGGGGCCGAGGGGCCCCGGATGAACACGGAGGCCTACCGGCACGTCGAGGACAACCCCTTTCTCAAGGTGACGCACAACCCGCTCTCCACCTTCGCCGTGGACGTGGACACCGCCTCGTACAGCAACGTGCGCCGCTTCCTCACCGAGGGGATGCTCCCGCCGAAGGACGCCGTGCGCATCGAGGAGCTCGTGAACTACTTCCCGTACGACTACCCGGCGCCGAAGGGCGAGCGCCCCTTCTCGGCGGTGGCCGAGGTCTCTCGGGCCCCTTGGAACCCCCGCCACCGCCTGGTCCTCCTCGGTCTGCAGGGCCGGCGGATCCCCGACGCGCAGCTTCCTCCGCGGAACCTCGTCTTCCTCCTCGACGTGTCGGGCTCGATGGACACGGCGAACAAGCTCCCGCTGCTCAAGGCGGCCCTTCGGCTGCTCGTCGGCCAGCTGACCGAACGTGACCGCGTGGCCATGGTCGTCTACGCCGGAGCGTCGGGCGTGGTCCTGCCCTCCACGGCGGGTTCGGAGAAGGCGAAGATCCTCGCCGCTCTCTCGCGTCTGCAGGCGGGGGGACCCACGAACGGCGCGGACGGCATCCGGCTCGCCTACCGCGTGGCCCGCGAGCACTTCCGCCCGGGCGGCATCAACCGCGTCATCCTCGCCACCGACGGCGACTTCAACGTGGGCACCACGAGCGAGGGGGACCTCGTGCGTCTCGTGGAGGCGGAGCGCCAGAGCGGCATCTTCCTGACCGTCCTCGGCTTCGGCATGGGGAACCTGAAGGACAGCACGATGGAGCAGCTGGCCGACAAGGGGAACGGCAACTACGCCTACATCGACAACCTGGCCGAGGCGCGCAAGGTGCTCGTCCGCCAGGCGGGCAGCACCCTCGTGACCATCGCCAAGGACGTCAAGGTGCAGGTCGAATTCAACCCGAAGCGCGTCGCGGCCTACCGGCTGCTGGGCTACGAGAATCGCCTCCTCCGCGCCGAGGACTTCAACGACGACCGCAAAGACGGCGGCGAGATCGGCGCCGGCCACTCGGTGACCGCGCTCTACGAGATCGTCCCCGTCGGCGCCGAGACCGAGGTGCGCGGCGTGGACCCCCTCAAGTACCAGAGCGGCGCCCGGCCCACCGAGGCGGCCGCGGGACCCGAGCTCTTCACCGTGAAGCTCCGCTACAAGGCCCCCTCGGCCGAGCAGAGCCAGCTCCTCGCGCTGCCGGTCCTGGACGAAGCGGCGCCCCTGGCCCAGACCACCGACGCCTTCCGCTTCGCCTCCGCGGTGGCGGCCTTCGGCATGCTGCTGCGGGACTCGCCCCACAAGGCGCAGACCACCTTCGGCCTGGTGCGCGAGCTGGCGCGCGGGGCCAAGGGCAAAGACCCCCACGGCTACCGCGGCGAGTTCCTGCGCCTCCTCGATCAGGCGGAGGCGCTTCGCCGGAAACAGTCGTAG